In Silene latifolia isolate original U9 population chromosome 3, ASM4854445v1, whole genome shotgun sequence, a single window of DNA contains:
- the LOC141649649 gene encoding uncharacterized protein LOC141649649, with protein MEFGLLKGYSVHFGYEWIRHKEPKVGWAKLVWSKWALPKHCFLNWLLIRNALNTKDRLYNIGICPDELCCICGADRETISHLFQHCRYVTEFINSLCLWLNIPVPRGNGIIWLGMRNWSPVMKCVCIAVFLCAYYAVWQQRNAARIEGVIPRPTILISQCKTLMKIRILSQLSRAKKHSDREWIQHILM; from the coding sequence ATGGAGTTTGGCTTGCTTAAGGGTTACAGTGTACATTTTGGTTATGAATGGATTCGTCATAAAGAACCAAAAGTAGGATGGGCTAAATTAGTTTGGAGTAAATGGGCACTACCTAAGCATTGCTTCCTGAACTGGCTTCTGATTAGGAATGCTCTCAACACCAAAGATCGACTGTATAATATTGGCATTTGTCCAGATGAGCTCTGTTGTATCTGTGGTGCTGATAGGGAAACGATCAGTCATTTGTTCCAGCACTGTAGGTATGTTACTGAATTTATTAATTCACTGTGTCTCTGGTTGAATATCCCAGTACCTCGTGGGAATGGTATTATTTGGCTAGGAATGAGGAATTGGTCACCTGTTATGAAGTGTGTCTGCATTGCTGTCTTTCTATGTGCTTATTATGCAGTTTGGCAACAAAGAAATGCTGCAAGGATTGAAGGGGTTATTCCGAGGCCTACAATTCTGATCTCCCAATGTAAAACTCTGATGAAAATCAGAATATTGAGTCAGTTGAGTAGGGCAAAAAAGCATAGTGATAGAGAATGGATTCAACATATCTTGATGTAA